Proteins from a single region of Sesamum indicum cultivar Zhongzhi No. 13 linkage group LG5, S_indicum_v1.0, whole genome shotgun sequence:
- the LOC105161400 gene encoding DEAD-box ATP-dependent RNA helicase 57 — MEKDTSFLFSGITFNRKKFAGDFARFKEKTESDDVVEKPNLIENGVSTMEEGMALRADKKRKRKVARSDPIEGFSVFKRSKSKAVDEAGEHNEDEILQEKKEYYRQLERDALFRKRYNIHVSGSNIPSPLQNFTELKSRYNCKSYLLHNLSDLGFKEPTPIQRQAIPVLLSGRECFACAPTGSGKTFAFVCPILMKLKHASKDGVRAVILCPTRELAAQTARECKKLAKGKKFYIKLMTKQLAKSADFSKLPCDILISTPFRIQFAIRKRKLDLSKVEVLVLDESDKLFELGLVEQVDAVVKACSNPSILRSLFSATLPDTVEELARTIMHDAVRVIIGRKNSASESIKQKLIFVGSEEGKLLALRQSFAESLNPPVLLFVQNKERAKELYNELKYDDIRADVIHADLPQIQREHAVDNFRSGKTWVLIATDVIARGMDFKGVNCVINYDFPDSAAAYIHRIGRSGRAGRSGEAITLYTEADVPFLRNVANVMTASGCEVPEWILSLPKKKWRKHRPQRESISTKSQDEN, encoded by the exons ATGGAAAAGGACacgtcttttcttttttccggCATCACTTTCAATCGCAAAAAGTTTGCTGGTGATTTCGCGAGATTCAAg GAGAAAACAGAGAGTGATGATGTTGTAGAAAAGCCCAACTTGATTGAAAATGGGGTTTCTACTATGGAGGAGGGAATGGCGTTGCGTGCTGAtaagaagaggaagagaaaaGTGGCTCGTTCAG ACCCAATTGAAGGATTCAGTGTATTTAAAAGATCAAAATCAAAAGCTGTTGATGAAGCAGGAGAGCATAATGAAGATGAAATTTTACAAGAGAAGAAGGAATATTATCGGCAGTTGGAG AGGGATGCTCTTTTCCGGAAGAGGTATAATATTCATGTTTCTGGGAGCAATATCCCGTCTCCACTTCAGAACTTTACAGAGTTGAAATCGAG GTACAATTGCAAATCTTACCTGTTGCACAATTTGAGTGATCTGGGTTTTAAGGAGCCAACACCAATCCAAAGGCAGGCTATTCCAGTCTTACTATCT GGAAGGGAGTGTTTCGCCTGTGCTCCTACTGGTTCTGGAAAAACCTTTGCATTCGTCTGCCCAATACTTATGAAACTTAAG CATGCTTCAAAAGATGGTGTTCGGGCAGTGATTCTTTGCCCTACACGTGAATTAGCTGCCCAGACCGCGAGAGAATGCAAGAAATTGGCCAAAGGAAAGAAGTTTTACATCAAATTAATGACTAAGCAGCTTGCCAAAAGTGCAGATTTCTCAAAACTGCCCTGTGATATTCTCATCTCCACTCCGTTCCGGATACAGTTTGCGATCCGCAAAAGAAAACTTGATTTAAGCAA GGTTGAAGTTCTTGTCCTGGATGAATCCGACAAACTTTTTGAGTTAGGATTGGTTGAGCAGGTTGATGCTGTGGTCAAAGCATGCTCAAACCCTTCCATCCTGCGCTCATTGTTCAGTGCTACTTTACCTGATACTGTTGAAGAACTTGCACGTACAATTATGCATGACGCTGTCCGTGTTATCATTGGCAGAAA AAACTCTGCTTCTGAGTCAATAAAGCAAAAGCTCATATTTGTAGGAAGCGAGGAGGGGAAGCTTCTTGCTCTTCGTCAAAGCTTTGCAGAG AGTTTGAACCCACCGGTGCTGCTTTTTGTCCAAAACAAGGAGCGAGCTAAGGAACTGTACAACGAACTGAAATATGATGACATTAGAGCTGATGTCATACATGCTGACCTTCCCCAAATACAG AGAGAACATGCTGTTGATAACTTTCGATCTGGGAAAACTTGGGTTTTGATCGCCACTGATGTTATTGCTCGGGGCATGGACTTCAAAGGTGTCAATTGTGTGATCAACTATGATTTTCCAGATTCTGCTGCTGCATACATTCACAGGATTG GTCGTTCTGGCAGAGCTGGGAGGAGTGGGGAGGCAATAACATTATACACTGAAGCAGATGTTCCGTTTTTGAGGAATGTAGCCAATGTCATGACAGCTTCTGGCTGCGAGGTGCCTGAATGGATCTTGTCCCTacccaagaaaaaatggaGGAAACATAGGCCTCAAAGGGAATCCATCTCTACGAAATCTCAAGATGAGAATTGA
- the LOC105161402 gene encoding protein OSB3, chloroplastic/mitochondrial, protein MSLLARAKLSARRRLLLHPITALQHSNFYSTHVKQKAQQLSKPRTQKSSSGFPQRTGKQDGPPIVWPKPREIPYQAKVANFVNLIGYVTAPVRFEVASDGKHLASTVISEEISGGKNSFLIPVVFEGDLAHVVACHVKEKDCVFVSGQLNVDPLRFGLSESLGRFLVLAENLNFVEGLGRNDSATEALVSFSGVEIDKPVPQKSDEVTEKVDNDEDFNQQWREALEHAKEKRISGVKDDWASGVYASNSIVPELQAGAEIATLEHDESKTEKGNENNGENANKKKDRDSILDLWVDLVQNSLLWWDYRHHKSNGLVKEKFPDFKRKVTGEALWINTAPKWVLPGLENLEFDVKDIKGKQVQGGEGPGERKNDSKEDSWKNLVEYPNKWWDNRVNKRYPKSPDFKHKETGDVLWLSDIPDWALSRLPPLRDGRSTSDGKRNTETL, encoded by the coding sequence ATGAGTTTACTCGCCAGAGCAAAATTATCCGCCAGAAGACGCCTTCTCCTTCACCCCATCACTGCTCTTCAACATTCGAATTTCTATTCCACTCATGTCAAACAAAAAGCGCAGCAATTGAGCAAGCCTAGAACCCAGAAATCTTCATCAGGTTTTCCTCAGAGAACCGGGAAACAGGATGGTCCGCCAATTGTTTGGCCTAAGCCAAGAGAGATCCCATACCAAGCAAAAGTTGCGAACTTTGTGAATTTGATAGGTTACGTCACAGCCCCTGTTCGGTTCGAGGTTGCTTCTGACGGGAAGCACTTAGCTTCCACTGTGATTTCTGAGGAAATTAGTGGTGGGAAAAACTCTTTTTTGATTCCTGTTGTGTTTGAAGGTGATTTAGCTCATGTTGTGGCTTGCCATGTGAAGGAGAAGGATTGTGTTTTCGTATCGGGGCAGTTGAATGTAGACCCATTGCGCTTTGGGTTGAGCGAGAGTCTTGGGAGGTTTCTTGTTTTGGCTGAAAATCTCAACTTTGTTGAGGGACTCGGGAGAAATGATTCCGCTACGGAAGCTCTGGTCTCGTTCTCAGGTGTGGAAATCGATAAGCCTGTCCCTCAAAAGAGTGACGAGGTGACAGAAAAGGTGGATAATGATGAGGACTTCAATCAGCAATGGAGAGAGGCATTGGAACATGCAAAGGAGAAGCGTATTTCTGGCGTTAAGGATGATTGGGCATCAGGTGTTTATGCAAGCAATTCTATTGTTCCAGAGTTGCAGGCTGGTGCTGAGATAGCAACTTTGGAACATGACGAGTCTAAAACCGAAAAAGGTAATGAGAATAATGGAGAGAACGCTAACAAGAAGAAAGATCGGGATTCAATCTTGGATTTATGGGTGGATCTTGTGCAAAATTCCCTGCTGTGGTGGGATTATCGCCATCACAAGTCTAATGGATTGGTTAAAGAAAAATTCCCAGATTTTAAGCGCAAGGTGACTGGTGAGGCACTCTGGATCAACACTGCTCCTAAGTGGGTGTTGCCTGGACTTGAAAACTTGGAGTTTGATGTTAAGgatattaaaggaaaacaagtGCAGGGAGGTGAAGGACCTGGAGAGAGAAAGAATGACAGTAAAGAAGATTCTTGGAAGAACTTGGTGGAATATCCTAATAAATGGTGGGATAATAGAGTGAACAAGCGATACCCAAAATCGCCGGACTTTAAGCACAAAGAAACGGGTGATGTATTATGGCTAAGCGACATACCAGATTGGGCATTATCCAGGTTACCACCATTGAGAGATGGGAGAAGTACTTCTGATGGCAAGAGGAATACAGAAACACTCTGA
- the LOC105161403 gene encoding LOW QUALITY PROTEIN: probable beta-1,4-xylosyltransferase IRX9 (The sequence of the model RefSeq protein was modified relative to this genomic sequence to represent the inferred CDS: deleted 1 base in 1 codon) — translation MGSQERSKKKVQLWKKAIVHFLLCFVMGFFTGFAPTSKSSIFSSHVTMSLSTSYSPQPMEVLHQSRMQNQNRSLLDDTESAGQNHSAKKAVVPQEEKREIEEFNPRRLAIVVTPMSTRNKLRKVLLRRLANTLRLVAQPLLWVVVEQQSNDSEVSEILRKTGIMYRHVVFKENFTDAHSEMDHQRNLALNHIEHHRLSGIVHFAGLSNVYDLSFFEEIRGIEAFGAWPIAKLSANRKKVVIEGPVCDSSQVMGWHLKKMQNVTENIRTPPIHISSFAFNSSILWDPERWGRTSSAQDTSQNSVKYVREEVLEEETKLKGIPGQGCSRVLLWDLHFPTKCRIKFMQAYHQ, via the exons ATGGGATCTCAAGaaagatcaaagaaaaaggtCCAATTATGGAAGAAAGCCATAGTTCATTTCTTGCTCTGTTTTGTAATGGGATTCTTCACCGGCTTCGCCCCAACGAGTAAGTCCTCCATATTTTCAAGCCACGTTACAATGTCACTCTCGACGAGTTACTCACCACAGCCCATGGAAGTATTGCATCAATCGAGAATGCAAAATCAAAACAGAAGTCTGTTGGACGATACAGAATCAGCAGGGCAGAATCACAGTGCAAAAAAGGCTGTAGTCCCTCAAGAAGAGAAAAGGGAGATTGAGGAATTCAATCCAAGAAGACTAGCTATTGTCGTCACACCAATGAGCACGAGAAATAAGCTTCGTAAGGTGTTACTTAGGAGGCTAGCAAACACATTGAGATTGGTGGCTCAGCCGTTATTATGGGTTGTTGTGGAACAGCAGTCCAATGATTCTGAGGTTTCTGAGATACTAAGGAAAACAGGCATCATGTACAGGCACGTCGTCTTCAAGGAGAATTTCACCGATGCACATTCTGAAATGGACCATCAGAGGAATCTAGCTCTCAATCACATCGAGCACCATAGACTGAGTGGAATAGTCCATTTTGCGGGGCTCTCAAACGTTTATGATCTCAGTTTCTTCGAAGAGATCAGAGGCATTGA GGCATTTGGAGCATGGCCAATAGCTAAACTATCTGCCAACAGGAAGAAGGTGGTCATTGAAGGGCCAGTTTGTGATTCTTCACAAGTTATGGGCTGGCATttgaagaaaatgcaaaatgtGACAGAAAACATCAGAACACCCCCTATTCATATATCAAGCTTTGCATTTAACAGCTCTATTTTATGGGATCCTGAGAGATGGGGGCGCACTTCTTCTGCTCAAGACACCTCACAG AATTCAGTGAAATATGTAAGAGAAGAAGTTCTTGAAGAGGAAACCAAGTTGAAGGGAATTCCAGGACAGGGTTGCTCTAGAGTTCTGCTGTGGGACCTCCAT TTTCCCACAAAATGTAGAATTAAGTTCATGCAAGCTTACCATCAATAA
- the LOC105161404 gene encoding interactor of constitutive active ROPs 2, chloroplastic, translated as MQTPKSRPGSLDVPQKFSPATTRTGGKLKTLGSDSDSMTSPSPVSKTLKDKSPKIVDRRSPRSPAIEKKRPNRASELEPQLVQLQEELKKAKDQLSSSESCKRRAQQEVEETKKQLAAMSAKVGETQKQLKELSDSEEARVQELRKISQDRDRVWQSELEAVQKQHSMDCAALASALNEIQRLKIQLDRVCESEASQAKHAESAHTEIQSLRVELTETLGLVEKLKNQLNDSRESEDLALEEFGRAQMLLEVVKTTEETLKSEHANTLESYKSLLAELEQSKNRVNSLEELVCNLQDDLAKSRKIIANPPDDIKALCESGESDQSEKLKAELNNLKKESSQLRDALEAAERRYQDQSLESTLQIRNAYEKVEHAKSESCQREAELEANVKEYSAEVEELKTKLIEKENALQTISCEKNKQLAERETELEMELETSESILEDLKASLLEKETQLQSITEENEQLKSEIMKREIERSRASDEALALAETAKAAEREALMKLGYLTEEADKSCRKAARVTEQLDAAQAANNEMEAELRRLKVQSDQWRKAAEAAAAMLSTGNNGKYVERTGSLDYHTIGGKLSSPYSEDTDDESPKKKNSNMLKKIGVLLKKGQK; from the exons ATGCAGACCCCTAAATCAAG ACCTGGTTCTCTTGATGTGCCTCAGAAATTCTCTCCTGCAACAACTCGTACAGGCGGGAAGCTCAAAACTCTGGGGTCAGATTCTGATTCTATGACATCTCCAAGTCCAGTTAGTAAGACACTGAAAGACAAAAGTCCTAAAATTGTTGACCGTCGGTCTCCACGAAGTCCAGCAATTGAG AAAAAAAGACCAAACAGAGCGTCTGAATTGGAACCTCAGCTGGTCCAGCTCCAAGAGGAACTGAAGAAGGCAAAGGACCAGCTGAGTTCATCTGAATCATGCAAGAGGAGGGCTCAGCAGGAGGTGGAAGAAACTAAGAAACAGCTTGCAGCCATGTCGGCTAAAGTTGGGGAGACTCAGAAGCAACTGAAGGAACTTTCTGATTCTGAGGAAGCTCGAGTCCAAGAGTTACGTAAGATATCTCAGGATCGAGATAGAGTATGGCAGTCTGAACTGGAAGCTGTACAGAAGCAGCACTCGATGGATTGTGCTGCCTTGGCTTCTGCACTTAATGAGATACAGAGGCTCAAGATTCAGTTAGACAGAGTTTGCGAATCTGAAGCTTCCCAAGCTAAGCATGCCGAGTCAGCTCATACTGAGATTCAGAGCTTGAGGGTTGAACTTACTGAAACTCTTGGACTGGTCGAGAAATTGAAGAACCAGTTAAATGATAGCAGAGAATCTGAAGATCTGGCCCTAGAAGAATTCGGTAGAGCTCAAATGCTATTGGAGGTTGTGAAGACTACTGAGGAAACCCTGAAGTCAGAACATGCTAACACCTTGGAATCCTATAAATCTTTGCTAGCGGAGTTGGAGCAGTCAAAGAATAGAGTGAATTCATTGGAGGAACTTGTCTGTAACCTCCAGGATGATCTTGCTAAAAGCCGCAAGATCATAGCAAATCCTCCTGATGATATTAAGGCCTTATGTGAAAGTGGAGAATCTGATCAATCAGAAAAGTTGAAAGCTGAgcttaataatttgaaaaaagaatcaagTCAATTAAGGGATGCACTCGAGGCTGCTGAAAGAAGGTATCAGGACCAATCCCTTGAGAGCACCTTGCAGATTCGAAATGCATATGAAAAGGTGGAGCATGCAAAATCAGAATCATGCCAGAGAGAAGCTGAATTGGAGGCAAATGTGAAAGAATACAGCGCTGAAGTCGAGGAATTGAAGACAAAATTGatcgaaaaagaaaatgcactGCAAACTATTTCGTGTGAGAAAAACAAGCAGCTAGCTGAAAGAGAAACTGAACTTGAGATGGAGTTAGAGACATCGGAATCCATTTTAGAAGATCTGAAGGCGAGCTTATTGGAGAAGGAGACACAGTTGCAAAGCATCACAGAAGAAAACGAGCAGCTGAAATCCGAAATCATGAAGCGGGAAATAGAGAGAAGCAGAGCAAGTGATGAGGCTCTTGCTCTGGCAGAGACAGCCAAAGCAGCGGAACGGGAGGCCCTGATGAAGCTCGGTTATCTGACTGAGGAAGCAGATAAAAGTTGTCGAAAAGCTGCACGGGTTACTGAGCAACTTGATGCGGCCCAAGCTGCTAACAATGAGATGGAAGCCGAATTAAGAAGATTGAAAGTGCAATCAGATCAGTGGAGAAAGGCTGCTGAGGCAGCTGCTGCAATGCTATCTACTGGAAATAATGGGAAGTATGTAGAGAGGACAGGCTCTTTAGACTACCATACGATCGGTGGGAAGTTGAGTTCTCCGTATTCTGAAGATACGGATGATGAGTCGCCTAAGAAGAAAAACAGCAACATGCTGAAGAAGATTGGTGTGCTGTTGAAGAAAGGGCAGAAATAG
- the LOC105161405 gene encoding 40S ribosomal protein S23: MGKTRGMGAGRKLKSHRRRQRWADKAYKKSHLGNEWKKPFAGSSHAKGIVLEKIGIEAKQPNSAIRKCARVQLIKNGKKIAAFVPNDGCLNYIEENDEVLIAGFGRKGHAVGDIPGVRFKVVKVSGVSLLALFKEKKEKPRS; the protein is encoded by the exons ATGGG GAAGACACGTGGTATGGGAGCTGGGCGCAAGCTCAAGTCCCACCGCAGAAGGCAAAGGTGGGCTGACAAGGCATACAAGAAATCTCACCTTGGGAATGAATGGAAGAAACCATTTGCTGGATCATCTCATGCTAAGGGCATTGTGCTTGAGAAAAT AGGTATTGAAGCTAAGCAGCCAAACTCTGCTATCCGTAAGTGTGCTAGGGTTCAGCTCATTAAGAATGGAAAGAAGATTGCTGCTTTTGTTCCTAATGATGGTTGTCTAAACTACATTGAAGAAAAC GATGAAGTGTTGATTGCTGGATTTGGACGTAAGGGACACGCTGTTGGAGATATTCCTGGTGTTAGATTTAAGGTGGTGAAAGTGTCTGGTGTTTCGCTGCTTGCCCTCTTCaaggagaaaaaggaaaaacctAGATCTTAG
- the LOC105161406 gene encoding endochitinase A, producing MEMEGSEKIDLEFEAHGLIDNIEFSGVMSAEKEVDTSLNNDHLPQLHESTEPQLNQRNGRYNLRKSLAWDSAFFTSAGVLDPEELSSMITGADKGEKRLLPGIQEDVSASTESISTFQSDNLTIETLEDDLFVDIRASIQRSSKRTSNLTKSSSTAAALEVDNAAISSLKKEDFVSQNKNPKPGSRKTTGLQTVRISKCQPKQNSGKIGSGKAIKQDSGHSQIMSIAKTGETNLFPKPPKTINSFIPTSTTTKRDSVGAGRLKSEPGSLKPGIASGKGSQPPKVSVVSGARRVLPKPAVTSKSSLLAASTTSRVHPARSSASSDGASSMSSGTPAKSSALTPRRNTSKSGSVGTGPSGPIPKTPSRALLKNKPAPSKLSAYLMSSKISSSVSPASSISEWSSASSSSSSMVNQRSNNSRTSLDTSSCRSVDGDIILLDSSNEPADQTADIHGNQEVTLTSNISKKSSTQTGTGQALTKPSGLRMPSPKIGFFDGAKSSARTPNGHQQSQAGLHAVFPKNGAATCTPIRSSNSKLKSAKVPMTRTSTSFGSTQDSSPKATSPTSFQEKPHVLVNTSSMKMDVKDSFSAIGENFQTAEEVQAEDGAKQVVGEGMGATIKENVADLNMHKSRVTGDIKTAYVEEIVASGSQHTEWIEDLLINQNHLKKNSDPICEDTDKENCHVKYPGEEMTGDNKDAYHIVHELINQILSSTTESALPFPTTASESAACRAPLALKNVFCSSEGIDMPKELATQVAVADKTGFIVPSSEQKENS from the exons ATGGAGATGGAGGGGTCTGAGAAGATTGATCTGGAATTCGAAGCGCACGGTCTCATAGacaatattgaattttcag GAGTTATGAGTGCTGAAAAAGAAGTTGATACTAGTCTCAATAATGACCATTTGCCTCAACTGCATGAATCAACTGAACCTCAACTGAACCAAAGAAATGGAAGGTATAATTTGCGTAAAAGTCTAGCCTGGGACAGTGCCTTCTTCACAAGTGCAG GAGTACTAGATCCAGAAGAATTATCAAGCATGATTACAGGAGCAGATAAGGGTGAAAAGCGATTGTTACCTGGAATTCAAGAAGACGTTTCAGCGTCGACTGAGTCTATCTCCACTTTCCAAAGTGATAATTTGACTATTGAAACTCTTGAGGATGACTTGTTTGTAGACATTAGAGCTTCCATCCAAAGATCCAGTAAAAGGACATCGAATTTGACGAAATCAAGCAGTACAGCGGCAGCATTGGAGGTAGATAATGCAGCCATTTCAT CTCTGAAGAAGGAAGACTTTGTTTCTCAAAATAAG AATCCAAAACCAGGTTCCAGGAAAACCACTGGCCTGCAGACTGTTAGGATCTCCAAATGTCAGCCAAAACAAAATAGTGGGAAGATAGGATCAGGGAAAGCAATCAAGCAGGATTCTGGTCATTCACAG ATAATGTCTATCGCTAAGACTGGTGAGACAAATTTATTTCCTAAACCACCCAAGACAATCAATAGCTTCATCCCGACTTCAACAACAACAAAGCGGGATTCGGTGGGAGCTGGTCGTCTTAAATCTGAACCTGGAAGCTTAAAACCTG GAATTGCTTCCGGTAAAGGGTCTCAGCCACCAAAAGTATCTGTGGTAAGTGGTGCTAGAAGGGTGTTGCCAAAACCTGCAGTAACATCAAAGTCTTCTTTGTTGGCTGCTTCAACTACAAGTAGGGTACATCCTGCAAGGTCCTCTGCCTCAAGTGACGGCGCTAGTAGTATGTCTTCTGGAACACCTGCTAAATCTTCTGCATTGACACCAAGAAGAAATACAAGCAAAAGTGGCAGTGTTGGTACTGGTCCGTCTGGTCCCATTCCTAAAACTCCATCCAGAGCTCTGCTTAAGAATAAACCAGCACCATCTAAGCTATCAGCTTATCTGATGTCTTCTAAAATCTCCTCAAGTGTCTCACCAGCTAGTTCAATCAGTGAGTGGTCTtcagcatcatcatcatcatcttcaatGGTCAACCAGAGATCCAATAACTCGAGAACAAGTCTAGATACCAGCTCTTGTAGGTCTGTAGATGGTGATATCATTCTTCTGGATTCAAGTAATGAGCCAGCCGATCAAACTGCTGATATACATGGAAATCAAGAAGTTACTTTAACAAGcaacatttcaaaaaaatccTCTACACAGACTGGCACCGGTCAGGCTCTCACGAAACCATCAGGATTACGAATGCCATCCCCCAAAATTGGGTTCTTCGATGGG GCTAAGTCATCAGCTCGCACCCCTAATGGGCATCAGCAGTCTCAGGCTGGCTTACACGCTGTGTTTCCCAAGAATGGAGCTGCTACCTGCACCCCAATTCGAAGCTCAAACAGCAAACTGAAGAGTGCTAAGGTTCCAATGACTAGAACTTCAACTTCTTTCGGAAGCACACAGGACAGTTCTCCGAAGGCCACATCTCCTACATCCTTTCAAGAAAAACCACATGTTTTGGTAAATACTTCTAGTATGAAAATGGATGTAAAAGATTCTTTCAGTGCGATTGGTGAAAATTTTCAGACGGCAGAGGAAGTTCAGGCTGAAGATGGAGCTAAGCAAGTGGTAGGTGAAGGTATGGGTGCCACTATTAAGGAGAATGTAGCTGACTTGAATATGCATAAAAGTAGGGTCACTGGGGATATCAAGACTGCTTATGTTGAAGAGATTGTCGCTTCAGGTTCACAACATACTGAATGGATAGAAGATCTACTGATTAACCAGAATCATCTTAAGAAAAATTCTGATCCAATTTGCGAAGATACTGACAAGGAAAATTGTCATGTTAAATATCCAGGGGAAGAAATGACAGGAGACAACAAAGATGCATATCACATTGTCCATGAGTTGATAAATCAAATTCTAAGTAGTACAACAGAATCTGCACTCCCTTTTCCTACAACTGCATCTGAGTCTGCAGCCTGCAGAGCCCCTTTGGCTCTCAAGAATGTTTTCTGCAGTAGTGAAGGCATTGATATGCCAAAGGAGTTGGCTACACAGGTAGCTGTTGCAGATAAGACAGGTTTTATAGTGCCTTCCTCTGAGCAGAAAGAGAATAGCTAA